One region of Vigna angularis cultivar LongXiaoDou No.4 chromosome 10, ASM1680809v1, whole genome shotgun sequence genomic DNA includes:
- the LOC108335938 gene encoding uncharacterized protein LOC108335938 — protein MASSSSPTDQQQLRDEDREEDHPPPHSVKDCIHKTKTIQFLGRTTPIVLQNDNGPCPLLAICNVLLLRNNLNLSPDISEVSQEKLLSLVAERLIDSNSNVNNKDAGYVENQQQNIADAIDLLPRLATGIDVNIKFRRIADFEFTRECAIFDLLDIPLYHGWIVDPQDYDTANAIGSKSYNALMGELVSLETLNMDVHHKNVAEEDCVDFVAATTATLGVPSPSLSKTRSFEDSSQSISDQIPRKGDLEEEAELLRILKLSEADSKASISDPVTVHVNGGEISASMEGNMSNEQVVNMDSGDKLGSSAGAGNSHFHDSEPSVSDDFTASDKDLNRPISSTSTLGDAANSSLKTDTVSDLHQSTYAGTKESSDQNDVIEKNNLDALVQNESEIIPSPREYSVSDVSGDGKIHDQSTPATIDHEVVGESHGPDATKSLYSSPGHADSDSCSISYQQTDVSGALTSTVHGSEPIYEGEECVLDTRTFENREPVYEGEVVLAEQADKSTLASPDIRAKDELIPEQGELIKSFLRNNASQLTFYGLFCLQDGLKERELCVFFRNNHFSTMFKYEGELYLLATDQGYINQPDLVWEKLNEVNGDSLFMTSNFKEFKVENHENSTWDESNALTSTADYLASIDSATQAGLDINSDLQLAIALQQQEFEQQPSRQNNLQQSSNSGNSRLVTGPQVARNTGRQASSASTSPRPDGKSKEKCIVM, from the exons ATGGCATCGTCGTCTTCGCCTACGGACCAACAACAACTCAGAGACGAAGATCGTGAAGAGGACCATCCTCCGCCGCACTCAGTCAAAGACTgcattcacaaaaccaaaacgATTCAGTTTCTCGGACGCACCACTCCGATCGTTCTCCAAAACGACAATGGACCGTGCCCGCTCCTCGCTATCT GTAATGTTCTTCTGCTaagaaacaatttaaatttgagtCCAGATATTTCTGAAGTCTCACAGGAGAAATTACTTTCATTGGTCGCTGAACGATTAATTGATTCAAATAGTAATGTGAAT AACAAAGATGCAGGCTATGTTGAAAATCAACAACAGAACATTGCTGATGCAATTGATTTGCTTCCTAGGCTTGCTACTGGCATTgatgtaaatataaaatttagaag AATTGCTGATTTTGAATTCACTCGAGAGTGTGCTATATTTGATCTGTTGGACATCCCTTTGTATCACGGCTGGATTGTCGATCCTCAG GATTATGACACTGCAAATGCAATTGGATCAAAGTCCTATAATGCTCTTATGGGAGAGCTTGTCTCTCTTGAAACACTAAACATGGATGTCCATCATAAAAATGTTGCAGAAGAAGATTGTGTTGACTTTGTGGCTGCAACAACTGCTACGCTTGGAGTTCCTTCTCCCAGTCTTTCAAAAACCAGGTCTTTTGAAGATTCTTCTCAATCTATTTCTGATCAGATACCAAGAAAAGGTGATCTTGAAGAAGAGGCAGAGTTGTTGAGAATCTTGAAACTGTCCGAGGCTGATTCTAAAGCTTCAATAAGTGATCCTGTTACAGTTCACGTTAACGGAGGAGAAATTTCTGCCAGTATGGAAGGAAATATGAGTAATGAACAGGTTGTAAATATGGATTCTGGAGATAAACTTGGAAGTAGCGCAGGTGCTGGTAACAGTCACTTTCATGATTCAGAGCCTTCTGTGTCTGACGACTTCACTGCTTCTGACAAAGACCTCAACAGACCGATATCTTCTACTTCTACACTGGGAGACGCAGCTAATTCATCCTTAAAAACTGATACTGTAAGCGACCTTCATCAATCGACTTATGCGGGAACCAAAGAATCTTCTGACCAAAATGATGTGATAGAGAAGAACAACCTTGATGCATTGGTTCAGAATGAGAGTGAAATTATTCCTTCTCCCAGAGAATACTCTGTCTCAGACGTTTCTGGAGATGGAAAAATCCATGACCAGTCCACTCCTGCAACTATAGATCATGAAGTTGTAGGTGAATCTCATGGACCTGATGCAACAAAATCATTGTACTCGTCCCCAGGCCATGCAGACTCAGACTCATGTAGCATCAGTTATCAGCAAACTGATGTTTCTGGAGCTTTGACTTCAACTGTTCATGGGAGTGAGCCCATATACGAGGGAGAGGAATGTGTGTTGGACACAAGAACTTTTGAGAATCGTGAACCTGTTTATGAAGGTGAGGTCGTACTTGCAGAACAGGCTGACAAAAGCACCTTAGCTTCTCCTGATATTAGAGCTAAGGATGAACTAATTCCAGAGCAAG GTGAATTGATCAAAAGTTTCTTGAGGAATAATGCCAGCCAGTTGACATTTTATGG TCTTTTCTGTTTACAAGATGGGCTTAAAGAGCGTGAGCTCTGTGTTTTCTTCCGTAACAATCATTTCAGCACTATGTTCAAG TATGAGGGTGAACTCTATCTTCTAGCCACTGATCAAGGTTACATTAATCAGCCAGATCTGGTCTGGGAAAAACTGAATGAG GTCAACGGTGATTCATTGTTTATGACCAGTAATTTCAAGGAATTCAAGGTAGAAAATCATGAAAATAGCACATGGGATGAAAGCAATGCCCTGACCAGCACTgct GATTATCTTGCCAGCATCGATAGTGCAACACAGGCAGGCTTAGATATCAa TTCTGATCTGCAATTAGCAATAGCCTTGCAACAGCAGGAATTTGAGCAGCAGCCATCACGCCAGAATAATTTACAACAATCATCCAATAGTGGTAACTCTAGATTGGTCACAGGACCCCAG GTTGCAAGAAACACTGGAAGACAGGCTTCGTCTGCATCTACATCTCCCAGGCCTGATGGAAAATCCAAAGAAAAATGTATAGTGATGTGA
- the LOC108335192 gene encoding protein STAY-GREEN, chloroplastic, which translates to MGTLTTLHLLPSKLNNPSLPPRHSISVSPYGTPHRKKNKAMVPMARLFGPAIFEASKLKVLFLGVDENKHPGNLPRTYTLTHSDITAKLTLAISQTINNSQLQGWYNRLQRDEVVAQWKKVKGRMSLHVHCHISGGHFLLDMLARLRYFIFCKELPVVLKAVVHGDGDLFNNYPELQEALVWVYFHSNIPEFNKVECWGPLRDAYGGAPEEMAEEESVGSKEGLAIPQPCQEECECCFPPMTLNPIQWSKEVPNRHYEPCDGIEPQQNL; encoded by the exons ATGGGTACTCTCACtactcttcatcttctcccttcCAAGCTTAATAACCCTTCGCTTCCTCCACGCCACAGTATTTCTGTCTCGCCCTACGGAACACCGCACCGCAAGAAGAACAAAGCAATGGTTCCT ATGGCTAGGTTGTTTGGGCCTGCCATATTTGAAGCCTCGAAGCTGAAGGTTTTGTTCTTGGGGGTGGATGAAAATAAACACCCGGGAAATCTTCCTAGGACTTATACGCTAACCCATAGCGATATAACCGCTAAGCTCACCCTGGCAATCTCTCAAACCATAAATAACTCTCAG TTGCAGGGATGGTACAACAGATTGCAAAGGGACGAAGTGGTGGCCCAGTGGAAGAAGGTGAAGGGAAGGATGTCCCTGCACGTTCACTGCCACATCAGTGGAGGTCATTTTCTGTTGGACATGTTAGCGAGGTTAAGATACTTCATCTTCTGCAAGGAGCTACCAGTG GTGTTGAAGGCAGTGGTTCACGGCGATGGTGATCTTTTCAACAACTACCCGGAATTGCAAGAGGCCTTGGTTTGGGTATATTTTCACTCCAACATTCCAGAATTCAACAAGGTGGAATGCTGGGGCCCACTGAGGGATGCATACGGTGGGGCCCCGGAAGAGATGGCGGAGGAAGAAAGTGTTGGAAGCAAGGAGGGGTTGGCGATTCCTCAGCCATGCCAAGAAGAATGCGAATGTTGCTTTCCCCCAATGACGTTGAACCCAATTCAGTGGTCTAAAGAAGTTCCCAATCGCCATTACGAACCTTGTGATGGGATTGAGCCACAACAAAATctataa
- the LOC108336131 gene encoding protein FIZZY-RELATED 1 — protein sequence MDESFAPPPPMSSSQHNHVKRMLNSNRFKSPSKTIYSDRFIPSRSASNFALFNLSPYTEDGCSCSPYGSALRSALFGPSTPNKFESPNIFRFKSETRQSMHSLSLTPFTSQDVLLPGYDYNHKPLKRPRKIPPSSFKVLDAPALQDDFYLNLVDWSSSNVLAVALENSVYLWNASSSKVTKLCDLGVDDSVCSVGWAPLGTYLAVGSNSGKVQIWDVSQGKSIRTMEGHRLRVGTLAWSSSLLSSGSRDKSIYQRDIRVQEDFVSKLSGHKSEVCGLKWSYDNRELASGGNDNKLLVWNQNSTQPILKFCEHTAAVKAIAWSPHTNGLLASGGGTADRSIRFWSTATNSQLNCIDTGSQVCNLVWSKNVNELVSTHGYSQNQIMVWKYPTMSKLATLTGHTYRVLYLSISPDGQTIVTGAGDETLRFWNVFPSRKSQNTESEIGASSFGRSIIR from the exons ATGGACGAATCGTTCGCTCCACCTCCTCCAATGTCCTCTTCCCAGCACAACCATGTCAAACGAATGTTAAATTCCAATCGCTTCAAATCACCTTCCAAAACAATCTACTCCGACCGCTTCATACCCAGCAGATCCGCTTCCAATTTCGCTCTGTTTAACCTATCGCCGTACACGGAAGACGGTTGTAGCTGCAGCCCCTATGGCAGTGCGCTGCGGAGTGCCTTGTTTGGACCTTCTACACCCAATAAATTCGAAAGCCCTAATATATTTCGTTTCAAATCGGAGACTCGACAGTCCATgcactctctttctctcactcCTTTTACTTCCCAAGATGTCCTTCTCCCTGGCTATGACTACAATCACAAGCCTCTTAAGCGCCCTCGAAAGATTCCTCCCTCGtcttttaag GTTCTGGATGCGCCAGCTCTGCAAGATGATTTTTATCTGAATCTCGTGGATTGGTCCTCCAGCAATGTCTTGGCTGTGGCTCTGGAAAACTCTGTTTATTTGTGGAATGCTTCCAGCAGTAAg GTAACGAAGCTATGCGATTTGGGGGTTGACGACTCCGTTTGTTCAGTTGGCTGGGCTCCGCTTGGCACCTACTTGGCTGTCGGATCAAACAGTGGAAAAGTCCAG ATTTGGGATGTATCTCAAGGCAAGTCTATAAGAACTATGGAGGGTCATCGATTACGTGTTGGGACCTTGGCCTGGAGTTCATCTCTTTTGTCTTCTGGTAGCCGGGATAAAAGCATTTACCAACGAGACATACGTGTACAGGAGGATTTTGTCAGTAAACTGTCTGGGCATAAATCAGAG GTTTGTGGACTGAAGTGGTCTTATGATAACCGTGAGTTAGCATCAGGTGGAAATGACAACAAG CTACTTGTTTGGAATCAAAACTCCACCCAGCCCATCCTGAAGTTCTGTGAGCATACAGCAGCTGTTAAAGCTATTGCGTGGTCTCCTCACACAAATGGACTTCTTGCATCTGGAGGAGGTACTGCAGACCGTAGCATTCGTTTCTGGAGTACAGCCACAAACTCACAGTTAAACTGCATCGACACTGGAAGTCAG GTTTGTAATCTTGTCTGGTCtaaaaatgtaaatgaattGGTGAGCACGCACGGCTACTCCCAGAATCAGATAATGGTTTGGAAATATCCCACCATGTCAAAG CTGGCAACTCTTACAGGCCATACTTACAGAGTTCTTTATCTTTCCATTTCTCCTGATGGACAG ACTATTGTCACTGGAGCTGGAGATGAAACCCTAAGATTTTGGAATGTATTCCCTTCACGGAAATCACAG AATACTGAGAGTGAAATTGGAGCATCTTCTTTTGGAAGATCTATCATAAGGTGA
- the LOC108335460 gene encoding expansin-A7 gives MASTLQAFAFTMKFMFILMFMREQATAAGIFRPSQWALAHATFYGDETASATMGGACGYGNLFQNGYGTDTAALSSTLFNNGYACGTCYQIKCYQSSACYKNVAFTTVTATNLCPPNWAQPSDNGGWCNPPRVHFDMAKPAFMKIAQWKAGIVPVMYRRVACVRKGGVRFSFQGNGYWLLVYVMNVGGGGDISSMSVRGSRSGWISMSHNWGASYQAFATLAGQALSFRITSYTTKETIIAWNVAPSNWNVGLTYSTTVNFR, from the exons ATGGCTTCAACTCTTCAAGCTTTTGCTTTTACAATGAAGTTCATGTTCATTCTGATGTTCATGCGAGAGCAAGCAACAGCTGCGGGGATATTTCGACCCAGTCAATGGGCTCTCGCCCATGCCACCTTTTACGGTGATGAGACTGCTTCTGCCACTATGG GAGGAGCATGCGGGTACGggaatttatttcaaaatggTTACGGGACAGACACGGCGGCTCTAAGTTCTACGTTGTTCAACAATGGTTATGCGTGTGGAACTTGTTATCAAATAAAGTGTTACCAATCAAGTGCGTGTTATAAGAACGTAGCCTTTACGACGGTGACCGCCACCAATCTTTGCCCTCCTAACTGGGCGCAACCCTCCGATAACGGCGGCTGGTGCAACCCACCACGAGTTCATTTTGACATGGCCAAACCCGCTTTCATGAAGATTGCGCAGTGGAAAGCCGGCATCGTCCCTGTTATGTACCGCAG AGTGGCATGTGTAAGGAAGGGAGGGGTTCGATTCTCTTTTCAAGGAAACGGATACTGGCTATTGGTGTATGTGATGAACGTGGGAGGTGGAGGAGATATTTCGAGCATGTCGGTGAGAGGAAGCAGAAGTGGATGGATCAGCATGAGCCATAACTGGGGTGCTTCATATCAAGCATTTGCAACTCTTGCTGGCCAAGCTCTTTCTTTCAGGATTACTTCATACACCACCAAGGAAACTATAATTGCATGGAATGTTGCTCCTTCAAACTGGAACGTCGGACTCACATATTCCACCACTGTTAACTTCCGCTGA
- the LOC108335402 gene encoding PGR5-like protein 1A, chloroplastic, giving the protein MATKLTFTLLQPRPFTSPRPTPFIPISSFSSTSVSPLHLLQFNARRFCLRRRLFLFPVRAAADQGKAEEDDVVDSKILPYCSIDKKEKKTVGELEQDFLQALQAFYYEGKAIMSNEEFDNLKEELMWEGSTVVMLSSEEQKFLEASMAYVSGKPILSDKEFDDLKLRLKMEGSEIVAEGPRCSLRSRKVYSDLYVDYLKMFLLNAPATVLALGLFFFLDDLTGFEISYLIKIPEPYSFILTWFAAIPFILWLAQSITKAIVKDFLILKGPCPNCGTENTSFFGTILSVSSGDSTNNVKCENCETKMVYDSRTRLITLPEGSSA; this is encoded by the exons ATGGCTACCAAACTCACCTTCACACTGTTACAGCCGCGACCATTCACTTCCCCTAGACCAACGCCTTTCATTCCAATCTCTTCCTTCTCCTCCACTTCCGTTTCCCCTCTCCACCTTCTTCAATTCAATGCTCGCCGCTTCTGCCTTCGCCGCCGGCTATTTCTGTTTCCTGTCAGGGCCGCTGCCGATCAAG GAAAGGCTGAGGAAGATGACGTTGTGGATAGTAAAATCCTACCCTACTGTAGCATagataaaaaggagaagaaaacagTTGGTGAACTCGAGCAAGACTTTCTTCAAGCACTGCAA GCATTCTATTATGAGGGGAAGGCTATCATGTCAAACGAAGAATTTGATAATCTTAAGGAAGAACTCATGTGGGAAGGGAGCACCGTTGTGATgctaa GttcagaagaacaaaaatttcTGGAAGCGTCTATGGCCTATGTATCCGGAAAACCAATCCTGAGCGACAAAGAGTTTGATGATTTGAAACTCAGGCTAAAG ATGGAAGGGAGCGAAATTGTGGCTGAGGGTCCTCGGTGCAGTCTTCGTAGTAGAAAG GTCTACAGTGACCTTTACGTTGACTACTTGAAGATGTTCTTACTGAACGCCCCAGCTACTGTGCTTGCACTTGGACT GTTCTTCTTCCTTGACGATTTGACTGGATTTGAGATCTCATATCTCATAAAG ATTCCGGAGCCATATAGTTTTATTCTAACTTGGTTTGCCGCCATTCCCTTTATTTTGTGGCTGGCTCAATCAATTACAAAGGCAATTGTAAAAGACTTTTTGATTTTAAAG GGCCCCTGTCCTAACTGTGGCACTGAAAATACCTCTTTCTTTGGGACAATACTGTCAGTTTCAAGTGGCGATTCCACCAACAATGTCAAATGTGAAAA CTGTGAGACTAAAATGGTGTATGATTCAAGAACAAGATTGATTACATTGCCGGAAGGAAGCAGTGCCTAA